One window of the Dreissena polymorpha isolate Duluth1 chromosome 5, UMN_Dpol_1.0, whole genome shotgun sequence genome contains the following:
- the LOC127832468 gene encoding transmembrane protein 43-like, producing the protein MESGRTRVTYQRNPNFCERIGQSLIGILIGAALLLLASGVIFWNEGRAVQTAKSLDEGLSIVVPLANAHLISSENTGKLVHLTGELHTQQDLVDGTYNIRVRAVKLKRIVEMYQWEEQETEKKYDEGNGQTRVEKSYSYSKVWKSNVIHSNGFDDSFNHRNPSEMPVREASFNTDVNVGEFLLSDGLTGQINNFRPVTLSPSNTHVDSRVKIKDNYFYHGQDVLYPEIGDVRVKFEYAGRSGPSLLLGSPDEVSIVARQVGSKLLPYQTVSGDTLEMLYFGSLSAKEMFGREKMQNTMMTWALRSIGWLMMFIGFSCLTSIVTTLVDWLPIVRDIIALGVCLMNMSLSVSLSLTIIAIGWIFYRPVLGIAILAMAATPFVLSRFRGAAPRSRVD; encoded by the exons ATGGAAAGTGGACGTACACGAGTCACTTATCAACGTAATCCAAATTTCTGTGAAAGGATCGGTCAGAGTCTTATCGGAATTTTGATTGGCGCTGCCTTACTTCTTCTGGCCTCTGGTGTCATATTTTGGAATGAG GGCAGAGCAGTGCAGACAGCCAAATCCCTGGATGAAGGGCTGAGTATTGTTGTTCCACTGGCCAATGCACACCTGATCTCTAGTGAGAATACAGGAAAGCTGGTTCACCTTACAGGGGAGCTTCACACTCAGCAG GATCTGGTAGATGGCACATACAACATTCGAGTTAGAGCAGTGAAACTAAAGCGCATTGTTGAGATGTACCAGTGGGAGGAACAAGAGACAGAAAA GAAGTATGACGAAGGGAACGGACAGACAAGAGTGGAGAAGAGTTACTCCTACA GCAAAGTTTGGAAGTCTAATGTGATACACAGCAATGGCTTCGATGACTCCTTTAACCATAGAAATCCAAG TGAAATGCCTGTGCGTGAGGCCTCTTTCAATACAGATGTCAATGTTGGAGAATTCCTTCTCTCAGACG GTCTGACAGGGCAGATCAACAACTTTCGGCCAGTTACTCTGTCACCTAGCAACACCCATGTTGATTCCAGGGTTAAAATAAAGGACAACTACTTCTATCACGGCCAAGATGTCTTATACCCAGAG ATCGGAGATGTCCGTGTGAAGTTTGAATATGCAGGCCGTAGTGGACCCTCCCTCTTGTTAGGCTCGCCTGATGAG GTAAGCATTGTAGCACGGCAGGTGGGATCAAAATTGCTTCCTTACCAGACAGTATCTGGGGATACATTAGAGATGCTCTACTTTGGAAGTCTCTCTGCCAAG GAAATGTTTGGCCGTGAGAAGATGCAGAACACGATGATGACGTGGGCGCTGCGCAGCATCGGCTGGCTGATGATGTTCATCGGGTTCTCTTGCCTCACCAGCATCGTCACCACGCTGG TTGACTGGTTGCCGATTGTGCGTGACATCATTGCGCTGGGCGTGTGTCTGATGAACATGAGCCTGTCCGTCTCCCTATCTCTCACCATCATCGCTATCGGCTGGATATTCTACCGCCCTGTCCTGGGCATAGCCATCCTTGCAATGGCTGCCACACCCTTCGTCTTGTCACGGTTCAGGGGAGCTGCACCTCGCTCAAGAGTCGACTAA